Proteins encoded together in one Pontiella desulfatans window:
- a CDS encoding hydrogenase maturation protease, with protein MSTLVIGYGNPGRLDDGLGPAFAERIQGLDLPGVTVESNYQLNIEDAELVSRYDTVVFADASVDAAEPFDFLPLEKKAPMVGFSSHSITAESLLGLAEELFGGTPKAFAMAIRGYDFDEFGEYLSPSAAANLERSVECFGHWVESVR; from the coding sequence ATGAGCACTTTGGTCATAGGCTATGGGAATCCGGGGCGGTTGGACGACGGGCTGGGGCCGGCTTTTGCGGAAAGGATCCAGGGCCTGGATCTTCCGGGCGTTACGGTGGAGTCGAACTACCAGCTGAATATCGAGGATGCCGAATTGGTGTCGCGGTACGACACCGTGGTCTTTGCCGACGCCTCGGTGGATGCCGCCGAGCCGTTCGATTTCCTGCCGCTGGAAAAGAAGGCTCCCATGGTTGGGTTCTCCAGCCATAGCATTACGGCCGAATCGCTGCTCGGCTTGGCCGAGGAATTGTTCGGGGGAACCCCCAAGGCCTTTGCGATGGCCATTCGCGGGTACGATTTCGACGAATTCGGTGAATATCTTTCTCCCTCGGCGGCGGCCAATCTGGAGCGGTCGGTGGAATGTTTTGGCCACTGGGTCGAATCCGTGCGCTAG
- a CDS encoding RHS repeat domain-containing protein yields MRRGQPAHCVILVDAYDARNRLGLVTYPGSRTRDYGYDDAGNLLSVDESGGDKADVGYTYDALIE; encoded by the coding sequence ATGCGGCGGGGTCAGCCCGCACATTGCGTCATTTTAGTTGACGCATACGACGCCCGCAACCGCCTCGGCCTCGTCACCTATCCCGGCAGCCGCACCCGCGACTACGGCTACGACGATGCCGGCAACCTGCTGTCCGTCGATGAATCCGGCGGCGACAAGGCCGATGTGGGTTACACCTACGATGCGCTCATAGAATGA